Genomic window (Candidatus Methylacidithermus pantelleriae):
GATCGTGGTTGTTCAACGAGGCTTTTTTCGCGCCGGAGTCGAGCTGATCGAAGTCGACCCGGTCCACACGTCTGTGAACGGAGCGGTCAACCACGCGTGCCGTCATGGCATCGGTTCTTACCAGGTCACGGTCTTTTGCGCTTGTGCCCGGAGAGAATGGGGTCTCTCTAAAGGCCTATCCGTGGCAGAGACAGTCGTGGCTACTCGGATGGCGGTGATGTCGCCTTCGCCCTAGCCGGAAGGAACCGGACCAAACATCCATGGTCGTTTCTATCGCAGGTGCCCGGAAGAGACTCAAAGCGCCGCATCGGGCGCGCATGCCAGATCGAAGGGTAATCGGCTGGCTGTCGTCGCGCCTCTGTCCGAGAAAGCGGGGACATGGGCGCTACCTGGGCTCTGTCGGTGAAAGCCCGGCACGCGGATCATCGGCAGTGCTGTTGGGCCGGTGTCCCGGACGATCTTCCCTCGGAAGGGAAGGGTTATCTATCCCTGTTTAGGAAGGGCGTGAGCCGATGAGAAGGAATCCCCGTAGGGTTACAAGGAGTCCTGCGGGGGACCGCTTCCACAACCCCTTCTGGTTTTAACCGCGCAGAGCGTTTCGTGATCGCTCCACCCCCCTATTTTCGATTCGATTAGGAGGGACCGGGTAGAAAAAAAACTTCGGTGGGATGTAAGGAGAGAGATGGAGGCTTTCGGCAGGCACAGGATCCTTTCGGCACGCCAGGATCGAGGAGGTTGCTTTTGGATGAAGCCGATTTTTTCCTCCTCTCCCTCACAATCACTCAAGGGGAGAGGTCGAAGCAGAGGGGCGACGACTCACTACGGCCTTAAGCCCAACGCGCGTAGAGGAACCGATCGGCTCGGAGAAGGCGATTGGTCGACAGCTGGGCGAATGGAGTCTAACCAGTGCTCAAACTCGTGGCGAAAGTTTTCCGTAAAATGTAATGGGCCCGTACAGCGTAGAGCAACCCGCGTTTGGGCGTTCTCGACCACTGCACCCAAAAGACCCCAGTTTGTCCGAATCCGAGGCGGTACCCCCGGGGGTACCTCCTCATCGAGATAGGTCCCGCGGAGATAGACCTCGGTTACCAAAAGCGAAGGCAGAATGCGCGAGGAAATCTCACACTTTGGAGGTGTGTAAGCCGCGGGACTCAAAAGGCTTTGCCATTCTTGCAAGATGGCTTCCGTGGTAACCAAAAGGCTCTGGGGAACGGAATAAAGGACGAGCTCTCCTTTATGCTCAGCGTTTTGTATTCCAACGCGCCATTGAGCCAACCGGATGGGAGTGGCTGGTGGGACCGCTTCCCAGGAAGCCGGGATGACAAAGCGAAGCCCCGCTACGAAAAGTTCTGATGCTGGGGTTTGGTGAGGGATATCTCTGGCCAGGACTTGGTGGTTAGGGGAAGGCCAATAAAGAGCCAGTGTGACCAGTAGGAAGGTCCATCGAGTCAGGGATAAATTCATTCTTTCTGGCTTGCCTTGGGGAGAAGCGCACGGCTAAACTCGGCAGCCGTGCGTAGTATGATCCGAATCTTGTCTTTTGTCTTTCTTCTTCTTTTGGCCCTTTTCGTTGTCGGTTGTGCGGGTCCTGGTTTTTCTCGATGGGGTTATCATGTCCGGGTTGGGGCAACGCAGCGGGGATATGCAAGCTGGTACGGGGGGAGATTTCATGGCAAACCCACGGCAGACGGCGGGCGTTACAACCAGTGGGCTCATACCGCGGCGCATCGCCATCTTCCTTTTGGCACGGTGGTGAGGGTGCGGAACCTTCTCAATGGCAAACAGGCGGTTCTGCGGATTACCGATCGCGGCCCTTTTGTCAAGGGAAGGATTATCGATGTTTCCCTCGGTGCTGCTAGGGAACTGGGTATGGTCCATGCCGGCGTTGTTCCCGTCGAGGTACGAGTGTTACGCCTCCCGTCCCAATTATAATCGCTACGTTCACGGACCGGCGCTAGCCAACCCTGATAGGCAAAATTTCGGTGGATTTAAGTGCGTGAACGACAACCGGGAACGAGGTAGTCAAGGAGCTTAGCAAGAGTCTCCCGAAGCTCTTGTCTTGGCACAATCCGGTCCACTAGACCGTGATCCTTCAGAAATTCCGCGGTTTGAAAGCCCTTGGGCAATTCTTGCCCTGCGGCTTCCCGGATAACCCTGGTTCCTGCAAAGCCAATCATGGCCTGGGGTTCGGCCAAAAGAACGTCACCCAGGGAGGCAAAGCTCGCCAGCACCCCGGCCATCGTAGGATTGGTTAACACAGAGATGTACGGTAGACGCTTGCGGGAATAGCGTGCCAAAGCCCCTGCCGTTTTGGCCATCTGCATGAGGCTAAGAATGCCCTCATACATTCGCGCCCCACCAGATGCTGCCACAATCACCAAAGGAAGTTCTTCTCTGTCGGCTCGTTCGATCAGCCGGGTGATTTTCTCCCCTACAACCGATCCCATGCTTCCGCCCAAGAAGCCAAAATCCATCGAAGCGAAAGCTACCCTTTTCCCCTCGATCCTCCCAACGCCACAAATCACGGCCTCCTCTAGGCCTGTTGTTTTCCGGTAATAGGCCAGTCGTTCTTGATAGCTAGTAGCGGCATGAAACTGGAGCGGATCGCAGGAAAGCAGTCCTTTAGGATCTTCCACGAAGGATCCGGGATCGAGCAGTAAACCCACTCGTTCCCAAGCCGTCATCGGAAAATGATAACCGCACCGCTTACAGACCTTATGGTTTTCTATCAGCTCTTTGGTGTAGAGCAGCTCGCTGCAGCTTGGGCACTTGGTCCACAAACCAGCGGGGATATGGATTTTGCGAGAGTTTCTGCTCGGGGCTAGAGCTTCTTGAGGTTCAGGGTCTTTCATGGCTAATGGGCTGCCCAGGGAAGGTCTTTTTTGCCCGAAAACTTGTGCGAGATTCCGTTTCGGTTGGATCCTTGCGAGCGCTCGATTCTATTTCTCCTCCAAGATGGGCTGACTCTCTTTTCTTATGGATCGGACCTCTTCCACCTGCAAGACCCGAGTAGACCTTCACTCGGCGCGTCCAACCGCCAAAACCGCAATCCGTTCCGCGCCACCTTGTTGGAGAGCACGCGCGCATCCTTGCGCGGTCAATCCAGTCACTAGGACATCTGTAATGATTAGCAACGACTGGGCCTGGAGGTCAAAACCTCGTTTGACCCGAAACGCACAATCGTGATCCATTGCCCGTTCCGGCGCGGTAAGGGTTTTTTGCGAGCTGCCAGCTCGCACGGTGTACAAACAGTTTAACACAGGGATTCTCTGGCGCATCCCTAGCATGCGTGCAAGCTCTAGGCACGGGTTAAAGCCGAGCTCCCTGCGCCGAACCGGATGCAACGGTACTGGAACGAGAGCATCCCAGGGAAAGAACGCAGCAAAAAGCCGGAATCCTTCCTCGAGCCAATCTGCGAGCCTAGGAAGCCAAAAGCTCTCCCCGCGATGGCTCAAGCGATGGATCGCTTCCCACACGACTCCCTGAGCCCGGTAGGGCGCTCGTGCCCACAAAAATGCCCACGGTCCATGTTG
Coding sequences:
- a CDS encoding septal ring lytic transglycosylase RlpA family protein, giving the protein MIRILSFVFLLLLALFVVGCAGPGFSRWGYHVRVGATQRGYASWYGGRFHGKPTADGGRYNQWAHTAAHRHLPFGTVVRVRNLLNGKQAVLRITDRGPFVKGRIIDVSLGAARELGMVHAGVVPVEVRVLRLPSQL
- the accD gene encoding acetyl-CoA carboxylase, carboxyltransferase subunit beta, giving the protein MKDPEPQEALAPSRNSRKIHIPAGLWTKCPSCSELLYTKELIENHKVCKRCGYHFPMTAWERVGLLLDPGSFVEDPKGLLSCDPLQFHAATSYQERLAYYRKTTGLEEAVICGVGRIEGKRVAFASMDFGFLGGSMGSVVGEKITRLIERADREELPLVIVAASGGARMYEGILSLMQMAKTAGALARYSRKRLPYISVLTNPTMAGVLASFASLGDVLLAEPQAMIGFAGTRVIREAAGQELPKGFQTAEFLKDHGLVDRIVPRQELRETLAKLLDYLVPGCRSRT
- a CDS encoding ComF family protein yields the protein MEKWEKRLAWFRRHTEELGALFFPTVRVAHPLALQSPLCPSCGKEGVKNPRVCPNCQQHGPWAFLWARAPYRAQGVVWEAIHRLSHRGESFWLPRLADWLEEGFRLFAAFFPWDALVPVPLHPVRRRELGFNPCLELARMLGMRQRIPVLNCLYTVRAGSSQKTLTAPERAMDHDCAFRVKRGFDLQAQSLLIITDVLVTGLTAQGCARALQQGGAERIAVLAVGRAE